From the genome of Lutzomyia longipalpis isolate SR_M1_2022 chromosome 2, ASM2433408v1, one region includes:
- the LOC129789763 gene encoding transmembrane protein 126A yields the protein MDFFVKIKKPFNPDEEETNSDEYILRWQYDIISRWKNTTETLFLTKGPPSLGILGALSGIYIHNHYRTKLKLGSYGRATSYLPIVVLPALVAPLVHKMVVQTRILLSDYDCPVCLEVRGGLVHTSLAVIYPGLLAPLASFMYANRHFTYRIPSVTESPREVFKLWAKLTRPIATPLIGLLLANYFAAMYVTYAQIRDFHTIMMTVDKQISRLEEKL from the exons atggatttttttgtgaaaataaaaaaaccatTCAATCCCGATGAAGAAGAAACTAATTCCGATGAGTATATCCTCAGATGGCAGTATGACATTATCAGCAGATGGAAGAATACCACAGAAAC GTTATTCCTCACCAAAGGACCTCCTTCCCTGGGAATCTTGGGAGCATTATCCGGAATCTACATACACAATCACTACCGGACAAAGTTAAAATTAGGTTCCTATGGGAGAGCGACTTCGTATTTGCCGATTGTGGTGTTGCCGGCACTGGTGGCACCTCTAGTTCATAAAATG GTTGTTCAAACACGCATCCTCCTCAGTGACTACGACTGTCCAGTTTGCCTTGAAGTTCGCGGAGGCTTAGTTCACACATCCCTGGCAGTGATTTATCCGGGACTCTTAGCTCCACTTGCATCCTTCATGTATGCAAATCGTCACTTTACGTACCGGATCCCTTCAGTCACTGAAAGTCCCCGAGAAGTCTTCAAATTGTGGGCAAAGCTTACCCGTCCTATTGCCACCCCGCTCATTGGACTCCTCCTGGCCAACTATTTTGCCGCAATGTATGTCACCTATGCTCAAATCCGGGATTTTCATACAATTATGATGACAGTAGATAAGCAAATATCCCGCCTGGAGGAGAAATTATGA
- the LOC129789751 gene encoding uncharacterized protein CG5902, whose product MASSSSSCCGTKKQKLNFQEKKGNNYVHQNGHGGMTNGHTNGESLMESIASPDMCFFCFEVLYCELNNIEGPADPQFTNEAFPLFVTWKIGRDRRLRGCIGTFSAMHLHTGLREYAITSALKDSRFSPITRDEFPRLTVSVSILQGFEEARGYLDWILGVHGIRIEFQNERGCKRTATYLPQVATEQGWDQTQTIDSLLRKGGFRAQITPDIRRAIKLTRYRSQEVHMTYNEYREILERQSHYGKVQC is encoded by the exons ATGGCGTCCAGCAGTAGCAGCTGTTGTGGCACAAAGAAGCAAAAGCTCAACTTTCAAGAGAAAAAGGGGAACAACTACGTTCACCAGAATGGGCATGGTGGGATGACGAATGGACATACCAATGGGGAGTCTCTCATGGAGAGTATTGCATCCCCGGATATGTGCTTCTTCTGCTTCGAAGTACTCTACTGCGAGCTCAACAACATCGAAGGTCCTGCGGATCCCCAGTTTACCAATGAGGCGTT tCCATTGTTTGTGACCTGGAAAATAGGACGTGACCGCAGACTCCGTGGATGTATTGGAACATTCAGTGCTATGCACCTACACACAG gTCTCCGAGAATATGCAATAACAAGTGCTCTCAAGGATTCGAGATTTTCGCCAATAACCCGTGATGAATTTCCAAGACTGACCGTTTCTGTATCAATTCTTCAG GGATTCGAAGAGGCTCGAGGATACTTAGATTGGATACTGGGTGTTCATGGTATCCGGATTGAATTCCAAAATGAGCGTGGATGTAAGCGCACAGCTACATATTTGCCACAAGTGGCAACTGAGCAGGGTTGGGATCAGACACAGACAATTGATTCGCTTTTGCGAAAAGGTGGCTTCCGTGCACAGATTACACCCGATATTCGGCGTGCCATTAAACTCACACGCTACCGTTCGCAAGAGGTGCACATGACGTACAACGAGTACCGGGAGATCCTCGAGAGACAATCACATTACGGTAAAGTGCAATGCTAA